The following proteins are encoded in a genomic region of Candida albicans SC5314 chromosome 4, complete sequence:
- the RBT1 gene encoding adhesin RBT1 (Cell wall protein with similarity to Hwp1; required for virulence; predicted glycosylation; fluconazole, Tup1 repressed; farnesol, alpha factor, serum, hyphal and alkaline induced; Rfg1, Rim101-regulated), which translates to MRFATAQLAALAYYILSTEATFPLLGDIFNCIPHNTPPVCTDLGLYHDSSISLGGSKNKREAEIANKDGTIEKRTFGSAGVNAGFNAAFVVSNAKKLSDGSYGIDCNFKSDSSVQLNSAFGKKVKQLSITGTGYSDISLLGNVANPFEWSASLKVKAEIVKGKCCLPSGFRIVTDFESNCPEFDAIKQFFGSSQIIYKVNAVSNAIGTFDASALFNAQVKAFPAKRELDEFEELSNDGVTHSKRTLGLLLGLLKKVTGGCDTLQQFCWDCQCDTPSPSTTTVSTSSAPSTSPESSAPSTTTVTTSSSPVTSPESSVPETTTVTTSSVPETTPESSAPETTTVTTSSVPSTTPESSAPETTPESSAPESSVPESSAPETTPESSAPESSVPESSAPETETETTPTAHLTTTTAQTTTVITVTSCSNNACSKTEVTTGVVVVTSEDTIYTTFCPLTETTPVPSSVDSTSVTSAPETTPESTAPESSAPESSAPESSAPVTETPTGPVSTVTEQSKTIVTITSCSNNACSESKVTTGVVVVTSEDTVYTTFCPLTETTPATESASESSAPATESVPATESAPVAPESSAPGTETAPATESAPATESSPVAPGTETTPATPGAESTPVTPVAPESSAPAVESSPVAPGVETTPVAPVAPSTTAKTSALVSTTEGTIPTTLESVPAIQPSANSSYTIASVSSFEGAGNNMRLTYGAAIIGLAAFLI; encoded by the coding sequence ATGAGATTTGCAACTGCCCAACTCGCTGCCCTCGCTTACTACATTTTATCCACTGAGGCTACTTTCCCATTATTGGGTGACATCTTTAATTGTATTCCACACAACACTCCTCCTGTCTGTACTGACTTGGGTCTTTACCACGATAGCTCCATTTCCCTTGGTGGTTCCAAGAACAAGAGAGAAGCTGAAATTGCCAATAAAGATGGTACAATTGAAAAGAGAACTTTTGGAAGCGCTGGTGTAAATGCCGGTTTCAATGCCGCATTTGTCGTGTCTAATGCCAAAAAATTATCTGACGGTTCTTATGGTATTGATTGTAACTTCAAGAGTGATTCTTCTGTCCAATTGAACCTGGCCTTTGGTAAAAAAGTTAAACAATTGAGTATCACTGGTACTGGTTATTCTgatatttcattattagGAAATGTTGCTAATCCATTTGAATGGTCAGCTTCCTTGAAAGTCAAAGCAGAAATTGTTAAAGGAAAATGTTGTCTTCCATCAGGTTTCAGAATCGTTACAGATTTCGAAAGCAACTGTCCTGAATTTGATGCcatcaaacaattttttggCAGTTCtcaaataatttacaaaGTCAATGCCGTTTCTAACGCAATTGGTACTTTTGATGCTTCTGCATTATTCAATGCTCAAGTCAAAGCCTTCCCTGCCAAGAGAGAATTagatgaatttgaagaattaagTAACGATGGTGTTACTCACAGCAAGAGAACTTTGGGTTTGCTTTTGGGTTTGCTTAAGAAAGTTACTGGTGGATGTGATACTTTACAACAATTCTGTTGGGACTGTCAATGTGACACCCCATCTCCATCAACTACCACCGTAAGTACTTCATCTGCTCCATCTACTTCCCCAGAATCATCTGCTCCATCTACTACTACAGTTACCACTTCATCTTCTCCAGTTACTTCTCCAGAATCTAGTGTTCCAGAAACTACTACCGTTACTACTTCATCTGTCCCAGAAACTACTCCAGAATCATCAGCTCCAGAAACCACCACAGTTACTACTTCATCTGTTCCTTCTACTACCCCAGAGTCTTCTGCTCCAGAAACCACTCCAGAATCATCAGCTCCAGAATCTAGTGTTCCAGAATCATCAGCTCCAGAAACCACTCCAGAATCATCAGCTCCAGAATCTAGTGTTCCAGAATCATCAGCTCCAGAAACTGAAACTGAAACCACTCCAACTGCTCACttaactactactactgctCAAACTACTACTGTTATAACTGTTACTTCATGCTCTAACAATGCTTGTAGCAAAACTGAAGTAACCACaggtgttgttgttgtcacTTCTGAAGATACTATTTACACTACCTTCTGTCCATTAACTGAAACCACCCCAGTTCCTTCAAGTGTTGATTCTACTTCAGTCACTTCTGCTCCAGAAACCACCCCAGAATCTACTGCCCCAGAATCATCTGCTCCAGAATCTAGTGCCCCAGAATCATCTGCACCAGTCACTGAAACACCAACTGGTCCAGTTTCCACTGTTACTGAGCAATCAAAGACCATCGTCACCATCACCTCATGCTCCAACAATGCATGCAGTGAATCTAAGGTCACCActggtgttgttgttgttacatCTGAAGATACTGTTTACACTACATTCTGTCCATTAACTGAAACTACTCCAGCTACTGAATCAGCCTCAGAATCATCTGCACCAGCCACTGAATCAGTCCCAGCTACTGAAAGTGCTCCAGTTGCTCCAGAATCATCTGCACCAGGTACTGAAACCGCTCCAGCTACCGAATCAGCTCCTGCCACCGAATCTTCCCCAGTTGCTCCAGGTACTGAAACCACTCCAGCTACTCCAGGTGCTGAATCAACTCCAGTTACTCCAGTTGCCCCAGAATCATCAGCTCCAGCTGTTGAATCTTCTCCAGTTGCTCCAGGTGTCGAAACTACTCCAGTTGCACCAGTTGCTCCTTCTACCACTGCAAAAACTAGTGCTCTCGTCTCTACGACTGAGGGTACTATTCCAACTACATTAGAATCTGTTCCTGCCATTCAACCATCTGCTAACTCCTCATACACTATTGCTTCAGTCTCTTCATTCGAAGGTGCTGGTAACAACATGAGATTAACTTATGGTGCTGCTATTATTGGTCTTGCTGCATTCTTGATCTAA